A part of Cannabis sativa cultivar Pink pepper isolate KNU-18-1 chromosome 6, ASM2916894v1, whole genome shotgun sequence genomic DNA contains:
- the LOC115695757 gene encoding uncharacterized protein LOC115695757 — MSEQAAEEKNINTTNLLYAKVVGIWLFLSGNFNRQHKVNHTIQSTPEQRQTVVNDDNPDQVTIELGFPSSVQSSTSPPPPSPPPPPPSPETEPATTSSSSRSLLGSSSNYIPYFPFSNRLNSFDGESSVVSVDSEIMTQPSTSTSSPSSSSRSIFSGTTGRKNSNHHSYTMAKDSNGNGKKEEEEEESARATFLNQELPKFMLGIAVTLLIGLMMLHFSHPEIYDMKKTKHLCLFIAIAFAALWIAIILGGLPLPYPLLIIRNIGHSLILGAFYGIIAIFLWHDPNLFIVPVVTFVVSVALDTFKFVKDFNSSP, encoded by the coding sequence ATGAGTGAACAGGCGGccgaagaaaaaaatattaatacaacAAATCTTTTGTATGCCAAAGTTGTCGGAATCTGGTTGTTTTTATCCGGCAACTTCAATAGACAGCACAAAGTCAACCACACCATACAGTCAACGCCGGAGCAACGTCAAACTGTAGTTAATGATGATAATCCAGATCAGGTTACCATCGAGCTAGGGTTTCCCTCCTCTGTTCAATCAAGTACTTCTCCACCACCGCCGTCGCCGCCGCCACCTCCGCCGTCTCCGGAGACCGAGCCAGCCACCACATCCTCATCATCAAGGTCTCTGTTAGGGTCTTCATCAAATTATATACCCTACTTTCCTTTCTCCAACAGATTAAACAGCTTTGATGGCGAATCAAGTGTTGTTTCAGTCGACTCCGAAATCATGACCCAACCTTCAACTTcaacttcttctccttcttcttcttctcgttCTATTTTTTCAGGTACAACAGGTAGAAAGAACTCTAATCATCACAGTTACACAATGGCAAAAGATTCAAATGGAAATGGAAAGaaggaggaggaagaagaagaatcaGCTAGGGCAACATTTTTAAATCAAGAGTTACCTAAGTTTATGTTAGGCATTGCTGTTACACTTTTGATTGGTCTTATGATGTTACACTTTAGTCATCCTGAAATCTATGACATGAAAAAGACAAAGCATCTTTGTCTGTTTATAGCCATTGCTTTCGCAGCTCTTTGGATTGCGATTATTCTTGGGGGTCTCCCATTACCTTATCCTCTTTTGATAATTCGGAATATTGGTCATTCTCTTATTTTAGGAGCATTTTATGGTATCATTGCTATTTTTCTATGGCATGACCCTAATCTTTTTATAGTTCCTGTTGTGACCTTTGTGGTTTCAGTTGCATTAGATACTTTTAAATTTGTCAAGGACTTTAACTCTAGTCCTTAG